Sequence from the Thalassoglobus sp. JC818 genome:
TGGCGACGCTGAATGAAGTGACCGTCGCTGAGGATCACACGTTTAAGCTTCCAACGTCTGAGATTGAACTCGCAGATTGTCCCGTCCAAGCTGCGATTCCAAAGAGTTTGAAGAAAGTAGATCAGCTGGAGGTCGTCGATCTTAGAACGCAAAAAGTGACCGAAGCTCAGAGAATCGGGAACTCGGATCGATGTGTTTTCATTCTGCAGGACGCCGTCAATGCGGGAGAAACGCCAGAGTTTGCCATTCGTGAGTCAGCAGAGCCAGCCACGGAAAAGGTCACGGTCGCACGCGAAGCGGGGCGAGTGATTATGCGTCTGACTGACAAAAACGTGCTCGCTTACAACGTGGATGTCGTTTCTCCTCCAGAGGGGGCCGATCCCGTTTTTCGTCGGAGTGGTCATATTCATCCTGCGTGGTCGCCGGAGGGAGTGGTTGTCACAGACGAGTTTCCGGCGGATCACTTGCATCAACACGCCATCTTTTCCGCCTGGACGAAGACGACGTTCGAGGGAGAACGGGTTGATTTCTGGAACCAGAAAGCAGAGACCGGAACTGTCGAGCATCGGGAAGTTCTGAACATGGTCTCCGGGCCGGTCTTTGGTGAATTGACCGTTCGGTTGGCCCATATCGTCACGAAATCTGAAGATCAGGACGTCCTCGATGAAGTCTGGACGATCCGTCTATTTGCGATTGCCGATCCGCATTACTTCGAAATTGAATCGGTCCAGACCTGTGTCGCAGAGACTCCGCTCACGATTGATGAATATCATTACGGCGGATTCGCATTTCGCGGGGCGGGTGATTTCTTCTCGGAGCAGGGGCATTCGATGGTGACGAATGAGACCAGCGACAGGATTGAGGGGAACCATTCACGTCCGGACTGGGTCAGTGTTTTCGGACACGTTTCCGGAAAGCAGTGCGGTGCTGCCATGTTTTCGCATCCGGAAAATTTTCGGAGCCCTCAACCAGTTCGATTGCATCCGACGAAGCCGTATTTCGTTTTTTCACCATGTGTGCTCGGAGAGTTTTTGTTGGAGCCCGGACAGCCTTTCCGGTCTCGGTATGCTTACCTCACCTTCGACGGAGAGCCTGATCGTGAACGGATCGATCAGCTGTGGACGGCGTTCGGTCGTGAGGACGCATTGACAATCGTTCCCTGACAAGCCATCGTCTCGTTTGTTCGACGAGTGATGTGTTCGCGGGAGCGAACCGGGCATCAATCGCAAGGAGCGCGTTGCATGGTTGAGCGAGCAGTAAGTCTTTGGGCAGTCAACGGTTCTGCGACAAGGTACAAGGACGGTTTCGAGCAAAACACCTGAGTCGGGCGACGAGAAATTTTTGATTCCAACGATTTGAAGATTCGATTGAATCAACGGATCGGTTGAGTGGCTGCTGACGCGGTCATAAAGAAGAGAGACATGGCTACCGAACTCGCTTTTCAATCCAGTATCAACCCGATTCATACCACCACTTACGGGGTCGATGAGGTTTTGACGGCCTGTCCCGAAACCGGTGACTTGCTCGATATCCAGTACGACTGGGATCGTGTGCCCGTCCCGAGCAGCCTCAAAGAATTCGAGCGTCGCTGGTCATCGCGTCGCAATCCGCTTGATTTCAGCGGTGTGTGGCGATTTCGAGAACTTCTTCCGTTCGCTCCCGATGACAAAATTGTGACGATCGGGGAAGGGCAGACACAGCTTCAGCAAAGTGAGCATGTCGCGAAGTTCGTTGGGGTCGACGACAAGAATCTGTTTCTGCAATACGAGGGTCTGAACCCCTCCGGAAGTTTCAAAGACAACGGCATGACAGCCGCGTCGACTCATGCCCGAATTGTCGGGGCGTCGATGGCAGCTTGTGCATCGACCGGAAATACGAGCGCCTCATTGGCCATTTATTCCGGCGTGACCAAACTCTTCAAGACGATTGTTTTCGTCGGCAGCGGCAAGATTGCCTACGGAAAGCTGTCTCAGGCACTGGATTACGGGGCGGTCACCCTTCAGATTCAGGGGGACTTCGACGACGCACTGAAGCAGGTGCGAGAAGTTTGTCGGGCAGCGAATATTTATCTCTGCAACAGTGTGAATCCCTTCCGGCTCGAGGGGCAGAAGACGATCATGTATCGGGTTCTCGAAGGGCTGAACTGGGAAGTTCCCGACTGGATCGTCGTTCCCGGAGGGAATCTGGGGAATTCAAGCGCTTTCGGCAAAGCCTTCATGGAGCTGAAAGAGTTGGGTTTAATCGATCGTGTGCCGCGTCTGGCGGTCATCAATGCTCGCGGAGCGAATACGCTCTATCAGCTCGTCGAAGAAAAGGGACTGTGCTGGAACGGTGGGCAACCTGACGAAGCCTTGGTGAACGAGTTTTATCAGGCGATGGATGCGGACAATCGACGAGCGAGCACGCTGGCGAGTGCGATCGAAATCAATCGCCCGGTGAATTTGATGAAGTGCCTGCGAGCATTGGATTTCTGCGATGGAGTCGTTCGCGAAGTCGACGATCCTGATATTCTCGACGGCAAAGCTCAGGTTGGAGTCGGTGGACTGGGATGCGAACCGGCCAGTGGGGCGAGCGTGGCAGGGGCTCGACTATTAAGAGAACAGGGAGTGATTGCCCCCAGCGATCGAGTGGTGTGTATCCTGACGGGCCATCAACTGAAAGATTCAACCGCGACAGTGGATTATCACACGGGGAAAAATGGACAATCTGGAAACAACTATGTGAATTCCCCGATTCAAGTTGAAAATGACTATGAAAAAATCATGGAAGTAATTCGCCAAATTTCGTAGAATTTGACGATTCTTGATGAGCCGTTCCGATTGGAGGAAGCCTTCGTGTTCAGCCCGTATGAGGAACTTGAGTACCTCGCGGATTATCTGCCCGAGGAGGGAGAGATGGTCTTGGTCTCTCGTGAATCGGGTGAGCTCGTTTGCAAGCCGTACCAGAAGGATGAACTCAGAGATGGCATTCATGACGCCCAGTTGTATGGGTTTCTGGTGCAGGCAAACGAACGACTCCACACAGCCGGGGCACTCCCGCTGTTTGTGACAGCGATGTTGCTGGTCTGGTCTATCATCTTCATTCATGGACTTGTGGGTCTGGGCTGGTCTTACTGGTACATTGTCCCGGGCTTAACGCTTCCGCTGCTCTATGGTTGCTTTGTCTGGGTCAGACAACGTCAGCAGAACTACTTCAAGAAGATGATTCTGCCGCAATTGCAAAGCGAGCTTCAGCGGCGGCAAATCCCGTTCTACGCGCTGGTCGCGGGCATTCGGCAACACTCTGAGTTCCAAACGCTTCTCGATGAGATTGTCCACTGGTCTCCACAGTCCAGTGAGTTATCATCCTCCCACATGCGAAGTTAGACGAACATCGCAATTGACCGAAGATTGTCGATCCGACCGGGTGGCGATCCTCTTCGTAGGGACACATTGAAGCTATGGGTGTTGAGAACCGGGATTACATGCGTGACGAGACTTCCTACCAGTTCGGGGGGAGTTCGCACCCATGGATGCAAAACATTGTCAAGACGCTGATCATCGTCAATGTGATTGTCTTCATCGGTCAACTCGTCATCAAAAGCCCGATGAGTTTTGACGAGTTCAAAACTCGCTTCGAGATGAACGCCCCGATTGTTCCTCAGAACGCCAATCTCGAGGAAGTCTACAAACAGCTTCGGGAGCAGAATCGCCTGCCCGATACGCCTGTTCTGAATCGCTGGATGACGCTGGAAACGACGAAAGTTCTCCAGGGCCAGATCTGGCGTCTGACGACCTACGATTTTCTTCACTCCACCGAAACGATCTGGCACATCGTTTTCAATATGTGGCTCTTGTATCTCGCTGGTCGACAGGTCTCGTACAAGTACGGTCAGTATGAGTTTCTTTGGTTCTATCTGGCGGCCGGGGTTTTTTCGGCAGTATTCTATATCATCTGGGGGCTCATCAACGGTGAGAACGTGGCTGCGGTGGGAGCCTCGGGAGCAGTTTCTGCGGTGCTGGTTTTGTATGCCATGAACTGGCCGCATCATCGCTGGTACATCTACGGTCTGATTCCTGTTCCGGTGATTCTGCTGGTCATCATTTCTGCGGGAATGGACTTTCTTCCGATGATCAGGCAATTCACAGGTGGGAATCGCGTCGATCACATCGCTCACTCAGCCCACATCGGGGGGATGTTGTTTGGATTCCTTTACTACCGTCGTGGTTGGCAGATCTCTTCGATGCTGCCGAAGGGTTTCTCTTTCAACAAACTGAGTCGGCGCGTTCGAGGACCAAAGTTGAAGGTGCATCGTCCTTCACCGCAGGAAGAGAACAGCTCCTCGATGAGGACACAAATTCCTTCTGACATTGCCGACCGAGTCGATCAGATCCTGCAGAAGATCAGCGAGTCTGGTGAAGCGAGCCTAACCGCCGAGGAGCGAGAATTCCTCGCCGAATCAAGTCGCCGCTACAGACGCTGAGGCTTGCTGGCTTAGAGGATCTTCAGATTTGGTTGGCACCGTCCCGCACGAGCAAGCACAGCCTTTTACTTTCTGAAACAACTCAAGCGAGTGCACAGGAAGGAGCAACTTGCTCTAGCACTTCGCGGAAACTGGTCGACGTCCTGTCTGAAGGTGATGGCTTCGAACTGGTGAAACGCTTTCGACTGGAGCTTCGAAAAGCGAAGTCCCTTGCAGTTCAGGTGGGCAGGGAAGGTCGAGGATGTCCAGAATTGTTGGAGCGATCTGTCTCAGAGAGATCGGTTGTTGAACGGCTCGATGTCGAATGCCAGGTTGTCGGACCCAGAAGATGCCTTCGGAATCGACGTGGCTGCTGAGCGGATTTTGTTCGACTCTGATGAGTTCTGAGAGCAACACCGTCTGCTGGGTTCTTTGATCGGTTAGCAATTCTTCCTTTGCTGCGATGCTGCGTCGGGTGGCGATTCCGGTCAGTCGATTTCCATGCTGTCGAATCTCGAACGCCGGATGACCTTCGGAGTCTACGAGTGACTCAAGTGCATTCGCAGCAGCGGTGGCAGCTTCGCGGTTTTCGAATCGCAAACGGAATTCAGGGCCGAATGTCGGTTCGGAGAAGACGCTGTGATTGGAGCCGAGAAGTCTCTCAAGAAATCCCTGTCCGACGAATGTCGACTCTCGCGAGGAACCTGTTTCGTCATGTTCCGGGAACGCACGTTGTCCTAGGCCTGAGATGACCATGATCGTGGCTTGCGGGTCCAGCCTGAGGAATCTTTCGACGGTTTGATCAATGCTGCGATAGCACTCCAGAAGTGCTGTGCGAAAGGTCAGCAGGTCCGAAGCGGAAGCACGAATCGGAAAGAGTTCAGGTTGGAAATATCGCCAGTAGCGACGTTGAAAGTGAGAAGCTGCCTGCGAGCGAAAAACAGAGAGAGTCGGACGATGAGTGGTGTAGTGCTTTTCGAACAGATCGCATTGAATCGCATCCAGCAGGAGTGGTCGTTTCCAGCGGACTGAACGAGTTCTTTCGGCGAACAGTTGTCGAAGAATTCTTTGTGCTGTCTGACTGGTGAGTCCGCGTTTCCTCAACGAACTGAACAGTCCAAGAACCTCCCGGGCACCGATCGGTGTTGAGTGGTCTCGGTCGTCAGTGGCTCGTTGAACAAAGAACCGGGACAGAAGTTCGAGTTCATCATTTGAGATCAGTTGCGTGATTGGCGAAGTCGACTCGCAGAGCTCGTCATGGAGTGGCTGGTCAACATCGTCGTCGAGGCAAGACCCACATTGGGCGATGGACTTACCCGAGTCGGCAATCGATTGGACAACTGGGGACGCTTGTAGGCTTGGAGGGAGTGCGAGATGGTCCTGTTGATGGACCTGATGCGAAAGGCCGGAATAGATGGTGTGCCACTGAGTCGTCGAGTGGAGCCACTTTCCTGAAGCTTCTGCATCCGTTTTAGCAACGATCGATTGGTTTCGTAGCCTGTCGAGGGCGGGGAGTTCTCCTTCATTCATGAACAGTTCGAGGAGTTCAGGAGAAAGCTCGTTCAACTCAAGGCAGATGACTCGTCGATCGTTGGGCATAGACGGTTTCCCGATAGCAACAGTTGGCAAATGGCGTCATTGATGATGCGATACTCCAACTTACAGCATCGGAGAATTGACGACCGAATTATCTGTCGCAAGATTGGCGAAACCGTCAGAACGTGTACAACCATCCGAATCGATCTGCGATTACCAGTTTGTTTCCTTTCAGCAACATTCGGAAATCGATCAACTCGGGTCGCAGATTGCCTTCATCGCTTTCAGGCCAGACTTCGCCACGGAAAGTGGGTCCGCTGCCCACAGGTCTTCGCGAAACAATTCGAGCGAGATAAAACCTGAGTAGCCGATCTGTCGAAGCAGGGCGATGAACTTTTTGAGATCAATGACTCCCTCGCCGGGCATCACGCGATCCGGGTCTCTTTGTTCTCCGGCAGGTGGCGAGGCTGGGGCATCGTCGAAATGGCAGACCGCGATCTGTTCGGGGCGAAGTTGCGCGATGTCATCGTGTCCTGCTCCGCCACGGAAATCGTGAAACGGGTCGAGAACGATTGTTGCTTCGGGGTGCTTCGATTCATTCATGATTCGCAGTGCAGTGGCAATCGAGTTGACTTCCTGTGCAAACCCGAGGTACTCCATCGACGGGCGAACGCCCATCTCGAGTCCGATCTCGAGAAGTCGATGATAGCGCTCAGCAGCGAGACTGAAGTCGACATCAAAGTGCGGAGGCCCAGCGACCGAATGAGGAGCCCCAAC
This genomic interval carries:
- a CDS encoding PmoA family protein, producing the protein MRLLNSTILLVTIALLVATLNEVTVAEDHTFKLPTSEIELADCPVQAAIPKSLKKVDQLEVVDLRTQKVTEAQRIGNSDRCVFILQDAVNAGETPEFAIRESAEPATEKVTVAREAGRVIMRLTDKNVLAYNVDVVSPPEGADPVFRRSGHIHPAWSPEGVVVTDEFPADHLHQHAIFSAWTKTTFEGERVDFWNQKAETGTVEHREVLNMVSGPVFGELTVRLAHIVTKSEDQDVLDEVWTIRLFAIADPHYFEIESVQTCVAETPLTIDEYHYGGFAFRGAGDFFSEQGHSMVTNETSDRIEGNHSRPDWVSVFGHVSGKQCGAAMFSHPENFRSPQPVRLHPTKPYFVFSPCVLGEFLLEPGQPFRSRYAYLTFDGEPDRERIDQLWTAFGREDALTIVP
- the thrC gene encoding threonine synthase produces the protein MATELAFQSSINPIHTTTYGVDEVLTACPETGDLLDIQYDWDRVPVPSSLKEFERRWSSRRNPLDFSGVWRFRELLPFAPDDKIVTIGEGQTQLQQSEHVAKFVGVDDKNLFLQYEGLNPSGSFKDNGMTAASTHARIVGASMAACASTGNTSASLAIYSGVTKLFKTIVFVGSGKIAYGKLSQALDYGAVTLQIQGDFDDALKQVREVCRAANIYLCNSVNPFRLEGQKTIMYRVLEGLNWEVPDWIVVPGGNLGNSSAFGKAFMELKELGLIDRVPRLAVINARGANTLYQLVEEKGLCWNGGQPDEALVNEFYQAMDADNRRASTLASAIEINRPVNLMKCLRALDFCDGVVREVDDPDILDGKAQVGVGGLGCEPASGASVAGARLLREQGVIAPSDRVVCILTGHQLKDSTATVDYHTGKNGQSGNNYVNSPIQVENDYEKIMEVIRQIS
- a CDS encoding rhomboid family intramembrane serine protease → MGVENRDYMRDETSYQFGGSSHPWMQNIVKTLIIVNVIVFIGQLVIKSPMSFDEFKTRFEMNAPIVPQNANLEEVYKQLREQNRLPDTPVLNRWMTLETTKVLQGQIWRLTTYDFLHSTETIWHIVFNMWLLYLAGRQVSYKYGQYEFLWFYLAAGVFSAVFYIIWGLINGENVAAVGASGAVSAVLVLYAMNWPHHRWYIYGLIPVPVILLVIISAGMDFLPMIRQFTGGNRVDHIAHSAHIGGMLFGFLYYRRGWQISSMLPKGFSFNKLSRRVRGPKLKVHRPSPQEENSSSMRTQIPSDIADRVDQILQKISESGEASLTAEEREFLAESSRRYRR
- a CDS encoding sugar phosphate isomerase/epimerase, which translates into the protein MTQFRYSLNSSTIKPTPILEKIRVASEAGYDGIELWHADIDLHLEAGGTLAEIRQAVDDHGLAVPTTVMLKGWCEPDGPADQEGIAECRRRMEQAVAVGAPHSVAGPPHFDVDFSLAAERYHRLLEIGLEMGVRPSMEYLGFAQEVNSIATALRIMNESKHPEATIVLDPFHDFRGGAGHDDIAQLRPEQIAVCHFDDAPASPPAGEQRDPDRVMPGEGVIDLKKFIALLRQIGYSGFISLELFREDLWAADPLSVAKSGLKAMKAICDPS